In Caproiciproducens sp. NJN-50, the following are encoded in one genomic region:
- a CDS encoding heavy-metal-associated domain-containing protein produces MSKASVYFSLKHQEDQRDCEEIKRRLDSIPGVLSVSISRDRDRVAVDYDTTGTGPDQLRGKLDECGCAVEAEHWQEHRM; encoded by the coding sequence TTGTCTAAGGCCAGCGTCTATTTCAGCCTGAAGCATCAGGAAGACCAGCGAGACTGCGAAGAAATCAAGCGCCGCCTCGACTCGATTCCGGGCGTTCTCTCCGTCAGCATCAGCAGGGACCGCGACAGGGTGGCCGTCGACTACGATACAACGGGAACCGGGCCGGATCAGCTCCGCGGCAAGCTGGACGAGTGCGGGTGCGCCGTCGAAGCCGAGCACTGGCAGGAGCATAGAATGTAA
- a CDS encoding nitroreductase family protein, giving the protein MKENFLKALESRRSIYSIGRNSAVTEDEILSIVRRAVSASPSAFNSQSSRVIVLFGKNHDRLWDDLKGILKGMVQADRFAKTEEKIDSFRSGYGTVLYFEDQDVVTGLQNQFPPYKDNFPLWSLQSSGMLQLAVWAALEEAGLGASLQHYNPLIDEKVRENWGAPKSWKLLAQMPFGSVEGKPESKDTGNVDERVKAFR; this is encoded by the coding sequence ATGAAGGAAAATTTTTTAAAGGCGCTCGAAAGCCGCCGCTCGATCTATTCCATCGGGAGGAACTCCGCCGTGACGGAAGATGAAATCCTTTCGATTGTCCGCCGTGCGGTCAGCGCGTCGCCAAGTGCGTTTAATTCTCAAAGCTCCCGTGTCATTGTCCTGTTTGGGAAAAATCATGACCGCTTATGGGACGACCTCAAGGGAATCCTGAAAGGCATGGTCCAGGCGGACCGTTTCGCCAAGACGGAGGAAAAGATCGACTCGTTTCGCAGCGGGTACGGGACCGTTCTTTATTTTGAAGATCAGGACGTCGTCACCGGTCTGCAGAATCAATTCCCGCCCTACAAAGACAATTTCCCGCTCTGGTCGCTTCAGTCCTCCGGCATGCTGCAGCTTGCCGTATGGGCGGCGCTGGAGGAAGCGGGCTTGGGGGCAAGCCTGCAACACTACAATCCGCTGATCGACGAAAAGGTGAGGGAGAACTGGGGCGCCCCCAAGAGCTGGAAGCTGCTGGCTCAGATGCCGTTCGGCAGCGTGGAGGGCAAACCGGAGAGCAAGGATACGGGGAACGTTGACGAACGGGTCAAGGCGTTCCGGTAG
- the gpmA gene encoding 2,3-diphosphoglycerate-dependent phosphoglycerate mutase, with product MKLVLLRHGESEWNKKDLFTGWTDVDLSDNGREEARNAGALLRQNGFDFDLCYTSCLKRAIHTLNLALEQMDREWLPVVKSWKLNERHYGALQGLNKAETSQKYGEEQVQMWRRSFDVRPPLLDEGDGRNPRLQAQYREVPARELPRGESLADTIARVVPYFERNIRKEMESGKRVLIAAHGNSLRALIYWFEKLSKEEITGVNLPTGVPLVYTLDEKWNVTGKEYLGDPELIRAKIQSVADQGKTKES from the coding sequence ATGAAACTGGTATTGCTTCGGCACGGGGAGAGCGAATGGAACAAAAAGGACCTGTTTACCGGCTGGACGGACGTGGACCTGTCCGACAACGGCAGGGAAGAGGCGCGAAACGCGGGGGCTCTGCTTCGGCAAAACGGCTTTGACTTCGACCTGTGTTACACCTCCTGCCTGAAGCGAGCCATCCATACGCTGAATCTAGCTTTAGAGCAGATGGACCGGGAATGGCTTCCGGTCGTGAAAAGCTGGAAGCTGAACGAACGCCACTACGGCGCGCTGCAGGGGCTGAACAAGGCGGAAACCTCGCAAAAATACGGCGAAGAGCAGGTACAGATGTGGCGGCGCTCCTTTGACGTCCGTCCGCCCCTGCTGGACGAAGGCGACGGGAGGAATCCCCGCCTTCAGGCCCAGTACCGGGAGGTGCCGGCGCGGGAGCTGCCGCGGGGTGAAAGTCTGGCGGATACCATCGCAAGGGTCGTTCCTTATTTTGAGCGGAACATCCGAAAAGAGATGGAAAGCGGAAAGCGTGTTCTCATCGCGGCTCACGGAAATTCCCTGCGCGCGCTGATTTACTGGTTTGAAAAGCTCTCGAAGGAGGAAATCACGGGGGTCAATCTCCCGACCGGCGTGCCTCTGGTCTATACGCTTGATGAAAAGTGGAACGTCACCGGCAAAGAATACCTTGGCGATCCGGAATTGATCCGGGCCAAAATCCAAAGCGTTGCCGATCAGGGAAAGACGAAGGAATCATGA
- a CDS encoding M24 family metallopeptidase has protein sequence MNRERLEKVITYMRKEDLNQILVTATPSVYYLTGVWVEPFERMLVLYLRSDGTVKLFGNELFCLKPQAGVELILHKDGENPVQALADALLPGKIGIDKTWRSGFLVGLLQSRSDLVPVEGSAPVDLARMRKDEEEIASMRQASQVNDKVMAFAVGMVKEGARENEIALAVQNLYAQNGGDHSPEIEIASFGANAADPHHEPSDAVIREGDCVVLDLFNPIRRYWCDMTRTVFFRRAGDRQREVYDAVKRANLAAEAMIRPGVQMCEIDRAARSVLEQAGYGRYFTHRLGHGCGLDCHEAPENGPASLTVAQPGMVFSVEPGSYLRGEFGVRIEDLVLVTESGCEVLNHYTKELTIV, from the coding sequence ATGAATCGGGAACGATTGGAAAAAGTGATTACATATATGCGAAAGGAAGACCTGAACCAGATTCTGGTGACGGCCACTCCGTCCGTCTATTATCTGACCGGGGTCTGGGTGGAACCTTTCGAGCGCATGCTCGTTCTCTATCTTCGGAGCGACGGAACCGTCAAGCTGTTCGGCAACGAGTTGTTCTGCCTGAAGCCGCAGGCGGGGGTGGAACTGATTTTGCACAAAGATGGAGAGAACCCCGTGCAGGCTCTTGCCGACGCCCTGCTGCCGGGCAAAATCGGTATTGACAAAACGTGGAGGTCCGGGTTTCTGGTCGGCCTTCTGCAGAGCAGGAGCGACCTTGTGCCTGTGGAAGGTTCCGCCCCGGTCGATCTTGCCCGCATGCGGAAGGACGAAGAGGAAATCGCGTCGATGCGGCAAGCGTCGCAGGTCAACGACAAAGTTATGGCGTTTGCCGTCGGCATGGTGAAGGAAGGAGCGCGTGAAAATGAAATCGCGCTCGCCGTACAGAACCTGTATGCCCAAAACGGCGGGGACCATTCGCCTGAGATCGAGATCGCTTCGTTCGGAGCCAACGCCGCCGACCCGCATCACGAACCCTCGGACGCGGTGATCCGGGAAGGGGACTGCGTCGTCCTCGACCTGTTCAATCCGATCCGCCGCTACTGGTGCGATATGACGCGCACGGTGTTTTTCCGCCGCGCCGGTGACCGGCAGAGGGAAGTGTACGACGCCGTGAAACGAGCAAATCTTGCGGCGGAGGCGATGATCCGCCCGGGCGTACAGATGTGCGAGATCGACCGCGCTGCAAGAAGCGTGCTGGAGCAGGCGGGATACGGCAGGTATTTTACACACCGCCTCGGTCACGGCTGCGGGCTCGACTGTCACGAAGCGCCGGAGAACGGTCCGGCAAGTCTGACTGTCGCGCAGCCCGGCATGGTGTTCTCCGTTGAACCGGGGTCCTATCTGCGGGGGGAATTCGGCGTGCGGATCGAGGACCTGGTACTGGTGACGGAATCCGGCTGCGAGGTGCTGAACCATTACACCAAAGAACTGACCATCGTCTGA
- a CDS encoding [Fe-Fe] hydrogenase large subunit C-terminal domain-containing protein — MTTFEELYGRLVKASVQNRLPEELEQVRKEKYDPHQLDCLLNPEKHPPVIRIGDCACSEDERAACAGKCLFDALYRDEKGNLVVDPELCVGCEDCVENCKAHKLTESRDILPALEAIHHADAPVYAMIAPAFINQFSSEVTPGKLRSAFKRIGFAGMVEVALFADILTLKEALEFDRNILKEEDYQLTSCCCPMWISMIRRVYHELIPHVPGAVSPMVACGRSIKTLYPKAVTVFIGPCLAKKAEAREKDVADSTDHVLTFREMRDIFDFAGIDPAKMPEDERDHSSRAGRIYASTGGVSEAVQKTVERLNPDRKITVKAAHADGVPGCKKMLSDVLAGHVTANFIEGMGCVGGCVGGPRALIPAEEGRKNVRRYGDEAAYPTPIDNPFVIELLHRLGFDTVESLLEHSDIFTRDF, encoded by the coding sequence ATGACGACATTTGAAGAACTTTACGGCAGGCTCGTCAAGGCCTCCGTGCAGAACAGGCTGCCGGAAGAACTGGAACAGGTCAGAAAAGAAAAGTATGACCCGCACCAGCTGGACTGCCTGCTGAATCCGGAAAAACATCCGCCGGTGATCCGGATCGGAGACTGTGCCTGTTCGGAAGACGAACGGGCGGCCTGCGCGGGAAAATGCCTGTTCGACGCCTTGTACCGGGATGAAAAGGGCAACCTGGTCGTCGATCCGGAGCTTTGCGTCGGGTGTGAGGACTGCGTTGAAAACTGCAAGGCGCACAAGCTGACGGAAAGCCGCGACATCCTGCCGGCGCTCGAAGCGATCCATCATGCCGATGCCCCGGTCTACGCGATGATCGCCCCGGCGTTCATCAACCAGTTCAGCAGCGAAGTCACGCCGGGCAAGCTGCGCTCCGCGTTTAAGCGCATCGGCTTTGCCGGCATGGTGGAGGTTGCCCTCTTCGCGGACATCCTGACCCTTAAAGAAGCGCTGGAATTCGACCGCAATATTTTAAAGGAAGAAGATTATCAGCTGACCAGCTGCTGCTGCCCGATGTGGATTTCGATGATCCGACGGGTCTATCATGAGCTGATTCCCCACGTTCCGGGCGCCGTTTCACCGATGGTCGCCTGCGGCCGATCGATCAAGACTCTTTACCCGAAAGCCGTGACCGTCTTTATCGGGCCGTGCCTCGCCAAAAAGGCGGAGGCGCGCGAAAAGGACGTGGCGGATTCGACCGACCACGTCCTCACCTTTCGGGAAATGCGGGATATTTTTGATTTTGCCGGAATCGACCCGGCAAAGATGCCGGAGGATGAGCGGGACCATTCCTCCAGGGCGGGCAGAATCTACGCCAGCACCGGCGGAGTGAGCGAGGCGGTACAGAAAACCGTCGAACGGCTGAACCCGGACCGAAAGATCACCGTAAAAGCCGCGCACGCGGACGGCGTGCCCGGCTGCAAAAAAATGCTGAGCGACGTGCTGGCGGGTCATGTCACCGCGAATTTTATCGAAGGCATGGGGTGTGTCGGCGGCTGCGTCGGCGGTCCCAGGGCCCTGATTCCCGCGGAGGAAGGCCGGAAGAATGTCCGCCGCTACGGGGACGAAGCGGCTTATCCCACGCCGATCGACAATCCTTTCGTCATTGAGCTGCTGCATCGTCTTGGATTCGACACGGTCGAAAGTCTGCTGGAACACAGCGACATTTTCACCCGGGACTTTTAA
- the cutA gene encoding divalent cation tolerance protein CutA → MDFEFCKMEIFVPKSHLEAIRRALQSADAGHIGNYDSCLSYSEVTGCWRPLEGSHPYDGEQSRICVGEEYKVEVLCKKDSVEETIRAVKAAHPYEVPVINVIPLYRTGL, encoded by the coding sequence ATGGACTTTGAATTCTGCAAAATGGAAATCTTCGTTCCAAAATCGCACCTGGAAGCCATTCGCAGGGCGCTGCAAAGCGCGGACGCTGGGCATATCGGAAATTACGACAGTTGTCTTTCCTACAGCGAGGTCACAGGGTGCTGGCGCCCGCTGGAGGGAAGCCATCCTTACGACGGCGAACAAAGCCGAATTTGTGTTGGAGAAGAATATAAAGTGGAGGTTCTCTGCAAAAAAGACAGCGTGGAGGAAACCATCCGGGCGGTCAAAGCGGCGCACCCCTACGAGGTGCCAGTCATCAACGTCATTCCGCTGTACCGCACGGGACTTTAA
- a CDS encoding gamma-glutamyltransferase family protein — MDRNLSYRYPSTRKVVFGTKGMVATSQPLAAQAGLDILKQGGNAVDAAVAAAAVLTVTEPMSNGVGGDAFALVWAGGRLHGLNSSGRSPALLNAEAVRSCGFSEVPRFGWLPVTVPGIPAAWAELSKTFGRLPLTRTLEPAIICAEDGWPVGPVTAAAWKRFEEEFLGGLTGPEYEPLRDTFFPSGRAPLAGELFRLPELAETLKELAVTNCESFYRGGLAEKIDRFSRATGGLLRKSDLERHSSDWVRPLHVRYRGYEISELPPNGHGIVALMALNILKGFPMESRDSPLSIHRMIESLKLAYEDGREYVGDPATMKVSAEALLSESYAEERRSLIGDRAVLPKAGQPEKGGTVYLCTADADGNMVSYIQSSYCSFGSGLVVPGTGISLQNRGMNFSMNPESGNFIGPGRRSYHTIIPAFLSKDGAPVGPFGVMGGFMQPQGHLQVVTNTVDFGLNAQQSLDAPRWRWVGGKRIEVEPEFPAHLVRELQDRGHEISISTVTDDFGRGQIIWKNAEGVLTGGSESRADGQVAAW, encoded by the coding sequence ATGGACCGGAATTTATCCTACCGATACCCGTCCACCCGCAAAGTGGTATTCGGAACAAAGGGAATGGTCGCGACATCGCAGCCGCTTGCCGCGCAGGCCGGGCTGGATATTTTGAAACAGGGGGGCAATGCCGTCGACGCCGCCGTCGCGGCGGCGGCCGTACTGACCGTGACGGAGCCGATGTCCAACGGCGTGGGCGGGGACGCGTTCGCACTGGTCTGGGCCGGCGGCCGGCTGCACGGCCTGAATTCCAGCGGGCGATCGCCGGCCCTGCTGAACGCCGAAGCCGTGCGGAGCTGCGGTTTTTCGGAGGTTCCGCGCTTTGGGTGGCTGCCTGTCACCGTTCCCGGCATTCCGGCCGCCTGGGCGGAACTTTCCAAAACCTTCGGCCGGCTTCCTCTGACGCGGACGCTGGAACCCGCTATCATCTGCGCCGAAGACGGCTGGCCGGTCGGTCCGGTGACCGCGGCCGCCTGGAAACGGTTCGAGGAAGAGTTCCTCGGAGGGCTGACCGGACCGGAATACGAACCGCTCCGGGACACCTTTTTCCCGTCGGGACGCGCACCCCTCGCGGGAGAATTGTTCCGTCTGCCGGAGCTTGCCGAAACGCTGAAAGAGCTGGCTGTAACCAACTGCGAAAGCTTCTATCGCGGCGGGCTGGCGGAAAAAATCGACCGGTTTTCCCGCGCAACAGGCGGTCTGCTCCGGAAAAGCGACCTGGAGCGGCATTCGTCGGACTGGGTCCGGCCTCTTCACGTCCGCTACCGCGGATACGAGATTTCAGAACTTCCGCCGAACGGGCACGGAATCGTGGCGCTGATGGCGCTGAACATTTTAAAGGGATTCCCGATGGAAAGCAGGGACAGTCCGCTCAGCATTCACCGCATGATCGAATCCCTGAAACTGGCTTATGAAGACGGCAGGGAATATGTCGGCGACCCGGCAACGATGAAAGTTTCCGCCGAAGCCCTTTTGAGCGAATCCTACGCCGAGGAACGGCGCAGCCTGATCGGGGACCGGGCAGTCCTTCCAAAGGCGGGACAGCCCGAAAAAGGCGGCACGGTCTACCTCTGCACGGCGGACGCCGATGGAAACATGGTTTCCTACATCCAGAGCAGCTACTGCAGCTTCGGCTCCGGGCTGGTAGTGCCGGGAACCGGCATTTCCCTCCAAAACCGGGGGATGAATTTTTCCATGAATCCGGAATCCGGGAACTTCATCGGACCCGGCAGACGGTCCTATCATACGATCATCCCCGCATTCCTCTCAAAAGACGGCGCCCCGGTCGGGCCGTTCGGGGTGATGGGCGGTTTTATGCAGCCGCAGGGACACCTGCAGGTCGTGACGAACACGGTGGACTTCGGCCTGAACGCCCAGCAGAGTCTTGACGCGCCGCGCTGGCGCTGGGTTGGCGGAAAGCGGATCGAGGTGGAGCCCGAGTTCCCCGCCCATCTGGTCCGGGAGCTCCAGGACCGCGGCCACGAAATCAGCATCTCCACCGTCACGGACGATTTCGGCAGAGGGCAGATCATCTGGAAAAACGCGGAAGGAGTTCTCACGGGAGGCAGCGAATCGCGGGCGGACGGACAGGTGGCGGCATGGTAG